The following coding sequences are from one Haemophilus haemolyticus window:
- the bamC gene encoding outer membrane protein assembly factor BamC gives MKKIMLSLAAVIVLAGCSSDPEALKTANDSFQKSEASIPGFSPLASGGVMLPKADDTYALPNIAVKKGENIDIRPPSTPLAIIENSLTQFDGERALIVYPEQQASVYNLQQVERLLKEDGISSTTNGAILTTDWAPTGRIGDKSGTEIKYQVEQVMAQDASALAVSVLQMRRDGVIFTPSVSDKQRYTSERLNRIVSALTSAYNKQQQDLSSASVGAVASQVIQDLNGQAALAMNVNFGQAWEKLGGALPKVGFAIKSETAGKGYRELKYSALNKEDWLRMGAELPELENGTYQMQISDHGRQSSVVISDEKGKALSGDSAVRIYQAISNLIAR, from the coding sequence ATGAAAAAAATAATGTTGAGTTTAGCAGCGGTTATCGTATTGGCTGGCTGTTCGTCTGATCCTGAAGCATTAAAGACTGCTAATGATTCTTTCCAAAAATCAGAGGCTTCTATCCCTGGATTCTCACCATTGGCGAGCGGGGGCGTAATGCTACCAAAAGCAGACGATACTTATGCATTGCCTAATATTGCTGTGAAAAAGGGAGAAAATATTGATATTCGTCCTCCATCAACACCGTTAGCGATTATTGAAAATTCATTAACACAATTCGATGGTGAACGTGCATTAATCGTGTATCCAGAACAGCAAGCAAGTGTGTATAACCTCCAACAAGTTGAACGCTTATTGAAAGAAGACGGTATTTCATCAACGACGAATGGTGCGATTTTAACGACTGACTGGGCGCCAACAGGACGAATTGGTGATAAGTCGGGCACTGAGATCAAATATCAAGTAGAACAAGTTATGGCTCAAGATGCGAGTGCGCTAGCAGTATCTGTTTTACAAATGCGTCGTGATGGCGTGATTTTCACTCCAAGTGTATCCGATAAGCAACGTTATACATCTGAACGATTAAATCGCATTGTGTCTGCATTAACTTCTGCTTACAACAAACAGCAACAAGATTTATCTAGCGCATCTGTGGGCGCGGTAGCTTCACAAGTTATTCAGGATTTGAATGGCCAAGCTGCATTAGCAATGAATGTTAATTTTGGTCAAGCATGGGAAAAATTAGGTGGAGCTTTACCTAAAGTGGGTTTTGCGATCAAATCTGAGACTGCAGGTAAAGGTTATCGTGAATTAAAATATTCAGCATTAAACAAAGAAGATTGGTTACGTATGGGAGCTGAACTTCCAGAACTTGAAAATGGCACTTACCAAATGCAAATTTCTGATCATGGCAGACAAAGCTCCGTTGTCATTTCTGATGAAAAAGGCAAGGCATTGTCTGGCGATTCAGCTGTGAGAATTTACCAAGCAATTAGTAACTTGATTGCAAGATAA
- a CDS encoding glycosyltransferase family 9 protein — protein MPLFTEAPKSLCILRLSAVGDVCHALAVVQHIQAYYPQTEITWVVGKTEMGLLSGIPNVTLIPYDKKAGWKGVLSLWKQLKNKQFDALLNMQTAFRASILSLGIKAKFKIGFGEKRSREGQWLFVNRRIRDPFSPHVLDGFMAFAEYIGVPKTEPKWELAISQDDYKFADQFIDFSRKNLLISPCSSKAEKDWLIERYAEVANIAHQHNVNVIFCSSPAKRELEIVEKITALCHFTPTNIAGKTNLKQLTALISKVDLVLSPDSGPAHIATTQGTPVIGLYAYHNPLRTAPYNNLDNVVSVYEENAQKEFGKPSSELPWATKLKGKNLMAEIQVEPVIEQMKKLGLF, from the coding sequence ATGCCACTTTTTACCGAAGCCCCAAAATCCCTTTGTATTCTCCGATTGTCAGCTGTAGGCGATGTCTGTCATGCCTTAGCTGTGGTTCAGCACATTCAAGCATATTATCCCCAAACAGAAATTACGTGGGTTGTAGGCAAAACCGAAATGGGTTTGCTTTCGGGTATTCCTAATGTCACGCTCATTCCTTACGATAAAAAAGCGGGATGGAAAGGTGTATTATCTTTGTGGAAACAACTGAAAAATAAACAATTTGATGCACTATTAAATATGCAAACAGCATTTCGTGCATCAATCCTTTCTTTAGGAATTAAAGCAAAATTCAAAATTGGATTTGGAGAAAAACGTTCTCGAGAAGGGCAATGGCTATTTGTAAATCGTCGTATCAGAGATCCTTTTTCCCCTCACGTATTAGATGGATTTATGGCTTTCGCTGAATATATTGGCGTACCGAAAACAGAACCGAAATGGGAATTAGCTATCTCACAAGATGATTATAAATTTGCCGATCAATTTATTGATTTCTCTCGTAAAAATTTATTAATTTCCCCTTGCTCTAGCAAAGCAGAAAAAGATTGGCTAATTGAACGTTATGCAGAGGTTGCCAATATTGCCCATCAGCATAATGTCAATGTGATTTTCTGCAGTTCGCCAGCCAAACGTGAATTAGAAATAGTCGAAAAAATTACCGCACTTTGCCATTTCACGCCAACCAATATTGCAGGAAAAACAAACCTAAAACAGCTTACCGCTTTAATTTCTAAGGTTGATTTGGTGCTTTCGCCAGATTCTGGCCCTGCCCATATTGCGACAACACAAGGAACACCCGTTATTGGCTTGTATGCCTATCACAATCCTTTGCGTACTGCGCCTTATAATAATTTAGATAACGTGGTATCAGTATATGAAGAAAATGCCCAAAAAGAATTTGGCAAACCCTCTTCTGAACTACCTTGGGCAACGAAACTAAAAGGAAAAAATTTGATGGCAGAGATTCAAGTCGAACCCGTTATTGAACAAATGAAAAAATTAGGATTATTCTAA
- a CDS encoding 3-deoxy-D-manno-octulosonic acid kinase yields MHQFQQDNQYFIFNFDRTFEQATEFFQAEFWQKQERVIGSAKGRGTTYFLQTEDWFGVNCALRHYYRGGLWGKLNKDRYRFSALETTRSFSEFHLLQRLYEAGLPVPKPIAARIQKGKLGICYQADILTEKIENAQDLTALLQTQTLPKETWMQIGRLIRKLHDSQICHTDLNAHNILLQQTEQEQKCWLLDFDKCGEKSGDFWKEQNLNRLKRSFEKEVGRMNIQFTEQNWADLTTAYHQ; encoded by the coding sequence ATGCACCAATTCCAACAAGATAACCAATATTTTATCTTTAATTTTGACCGCACTTTTGAGCAAGCAACCGAGTTTTTCCAGGCGGAATTTTGGCAAAAACAAGAACGAGTGATAGGCAGTGCAAAAGGTCGAGGCACCACTTATTTCTTGCAAACGGAAGATTGGTTTGGCGTAAATTGTGCGTTGCGTCATTATTATCGAGGTGGACTTTGGGGTAAACTGAACAAAGATCGTTATCGTTTTTCTGCTCTTGAAACTACCCGTAGCTTTTCTGAGTTTCATTTGTTGCAACGTTTGTATGAAGCGGGTTTACCTGTGCCTAAACCGATTGCTGCACGTATTCAAAAAGGCAAGTTAGGTATTTGCTATCAAGCGGATATTTTGACGGAAAAAATCGAAAATGCGCAGGATTTAACCGCGCTTTTACAAACACAAACATTACCAAAAGAAACTTGGATGCAAATTGGTCGTTTGATTCGAAAACTACATGATTCACAGATTTGCCATACGGACTTGAATGCGCACAATATTTTGCTTCAACAGACTGAACAAGAGCAAAAATGTTGGTTACTCGATTTTGATAAGTGCGGTGAAAAATCTGGAGATTTTTGGAAAGAGCAAAATCTGAATCGTTTAAAACGTTCCTTCGAAAAAGAAGTTGGACGAATGAATATTCAATTTACCGAGCAAAACTGGGCTGATTTAACGACAGCTTATCATCAATAA
- the rdgB gene encoding RdgB/HAM1 family non-canonical purine NTP pyrophosphatase, producing the protein MKQKIVLATGNKGKVKEMADVLSDFGFEVIAQTDLGIESPEETGLTFVENALLKARYASEKSGLPAIADDSGLVVSALNGAPGLYSARYAGEEGNDAKNREKLLAELAHVAQDKRQAKFVSCIVFLQHPTDPSPIIAEGECHGVIGFEEKGENGFGYDSLFFSPEQGCTFAELETVEKKKISHRARALTVLKSKL; encoded by the coding sequence ATGAAACAAAAAATCGTACTTGCTACAGGCAATAAAGGCAAAGTAAAAGAAATGGCTGATGTCCTATCTGATTTTGGTTTTGAAGTGATTGCGCAAACAGATTTAGGCATTGAAAGCCCAGAAGAAACAGGCTTAACTTTCGTTGAGAATGCGTTATTAAAAGCGCGCTATGCATCAGAGAAATCGGGTTTACCTGCTATTGCGGATGATTCAGGCTTGGTAGTTTCCGCACTTAATGGCGCGCCAGGTCTGTATTCTGCACGTTATGCTGGTGAAGAGGGAAATGATGCTAAAAACCGTGAGAAATTATTGGCAGAGCTTGCTCATGTTGCACAAGATAAACGCCAAGCCAAATTTGTGAGCTGTATCGTGTTTTTACAGCATCCAACAGATCCATCGCCAATTATTGCCGAAGGTGAGTGTCACGGTGTGATTGGTTTTGAAGAAAAAGGCGAAAATGGTTTTGGTTATGACAGTTTATTCTTTAGCCCAGAACAAGGTTGCACATTTGCTGAATTAGAAACTGTTGAGAAGAAAAAAATTTCTCATCGTGCACGAGCATTGACAGTATTAAAAAGTAAGTTATAA
- a CDS encoding ABC transporter ATP-binding protein — protein MFNKIFSWFENRLNPYPEGNPTTPKKGLLRFIWSSIEGMKGWILLLTVLTVGTGVMEAVLFQFMGTLVDWLGTFTPEALWQEKGHLLIGMAALLLVSIVWGFLASTVRLQTLQGVFPMRLRWNFHRLMLGQSLSFYQDEFAGRVSAKVMQTALAVRDTVLTLADMFVYVIVYFITSGLVLAALDSWFLLPFIAWITIFVFILRTLIPKLSKTAQRQADARSLMTGRITDAYSNIATVKLFSHGSREAAYAKRSMEDFMVTVHAQMRLATSLDTLTYAANILLTLSTAVLGIILWKNGQVGVGAIATATAMALRVNGLSRWIMWESARLFENIGTVNDGMNTLTKPHTIVDKPQASPLQVTQGEIKFNDITFAYNPTKPLLNHFNLTIKPGEKVGLIGRSGAGKSTIVNLLLRFYEAQQGAITIDGQNVLDVQQESLRRQIGLVTQDTSLLHRSVRDNIIYGRPNATDEEMILAAERAEADDFIPFLTDAQGRKGYDAHVGERGVKLSGGQRQRIAIARVMLKDAPILLLDEATSALDSEVEVAIQESLDKMMENKTVIAIAHRLSTIAAMDRLIVLDKGQIVEQGTHAELLERNGLYAKLWNHQSGGFLSEHAE, from the coding sequence ATGTTTAACAAAATTTTTTCGTGGTTTGAAAACCGCTTAAATCCTTATCCAGAAGGTAATCCAACAACACCTAAAAAAGGCTTATTGCGTTTTATTTGGTCTAGCATTGAAGGAATGAAAGGCTGGATTCTCTTACTGACAGTGCTAACGGTTGGTACTGGTGTAATGGAAGCCGTATTATTCCAATTTATGGGAACGCTTGTAGATTGGTTAGGGACATTTACGCCTGAGGCATTATGGCAAGAAAAAGGTCATTTATTAATTGGTATGGCTGCCCTATTACTTGTTAGCATAGTGTGGGGATTTTTAGCCTCTACCGTACGTTTACAAACCTTACAAGGCGTATTTCCAATGCGATTACGTTGGAATTTCCATCGTTTAATGCTTGGACAAAGTTTGAGTTTTTATCAAGATGAATTTGCCGGCAGAGTCTCTGCCAAAGTAATGCAAACCGCACTTGCTGTTCGTGATACAGTGCTCACACTAGCGGATATGTTTGTATATGTCATCGTATATTTTATTACATCGGGCTTGGTGCTCGCAGCATTAGATTCTTGGTTCTTACTGCCATTTATTGCTTGGATTACGATTTTTGTTTTTATCCTACGAACCCTCATTCCTAAATTATCAAAGACTGCTCAACGACAAGCTGACGCTCGTTCTTTAATGACAGGACGCATTACAGATGCTTATTCCAATATTGCCACAGTAAAATTATTCTCTCATGGTTCGCGAGAGGCCGCTTATGCCAAGCGTTCTATGGAAGATTTTATGGTCACAGTGCACGCCCAAATGCGCTTAGCAACATCATTGGATACGCTCACCTATGCAGCTAATATTTTACTTACACTAAGCACAGCCGTACTCGGAATTATTTTATGGAAAAATGGTCAAGTTGGCGTGGGTGCAATTGCAACGGCAACAGCGATGGCATTACGAGTAAATGGGCTGTCTCGCTGGATTATGTGGGAGTCTGCGCGTTTGTTTGAGAATATCGGAACTGTAAACGACGGAATGAATACGTTGACTAAACCTCACACAATAGTGGATAAACCACAAGCATCGCCGTTACAAGTGACACAAGGGGAAATTAAGTTTAACGATATTACCTTTGCTTATAATCCGACAAAACCATTGCTCAATCATTTCAATCTCACCATCAAACCTGGCGAAAAAGTTGGGCTGATCGGTCGCTCAGGTGCAGGAAAATCTACAATTGTGAACTTATTACTGCGTTTCTATGAAGCACAACAAGGCGCGATTACCATTGATGGGCAAAATGTACTAGATGTTCAGCAAGAAAGCCTACGCCGCCAAATAGGTTTAGTGACTCAAGACACTTCGCTGCTGCATCGCTCTGTTCGTGACAATATTATTTATGGACGTCCTAATGCCACAGATGAAGAGATGATTTTAGCTGCTGAACGAGCGGAAGCTGATGATTTCATTCCATTCCTCACTGATGCTCAAGGCAGAAAAGGCTATGATGCCCATGTGGGTGAACGAGGTGTAAAACTTTCAGGTGGTCAGCGTCAGCGTATTGCTATTGCTCGTGTGATGTTAAAAGATGCACCAATTCTATTGTTAGATGAGGCCACAAGTGCACTGGATTCTGAAGTGGAAGTGGCAATACAAGAAAGTCTCGATAAGATGATGGAAAATAAAACGGTGATTGCCATTGCCCATCGTTTATCCACCATCGCTGCGATGGATCGCCTGATTGTGCTTGATAAAGGACAAATTGTTGAACAAGGCACCCATGCTGAATTACTGGAGCGCAATGGTCTGTATGCTAAACTTTGGAATCATCAAAGTGGCGGATTTTTAAGTGAACATGCTGAATAA
- a CDS encoding cupin domain-containing protein, translating into MDYLDKLTHLAQVRGEINIRCEFQGEWQVAHQEKDVGKGVFHLIEQGECWLTLGQKQFHLKEGDIFFLPQNQPHFMRHSSNQTKDASLKKSWKGAFELHQVGQGTPDLKMFCGAFYYQQDALLTASMPEYLHLNLCDTPIHPLVQLFLQEAQKNDVGTKSVVDALSNVLLIYILRHAIQENLITGGVLLALQDKRLNAVLGAILQRPQEDWRIEQLADLSAMSRANFIRVFQQQLGMSPGRFITQVRLQSAAFLLKQSQQSVLAIALEVGYQSEAHFSKAFKNYYQLSPSQYRKSASL; encoded by the coding sequence ATGGATTATTTAGATAAACTCACCCATTTAGCACAAGTGCGTGGGGAAATTAATATTCGCTGTGAATTTCAAGGTGAATGGCAAGTTGCCCACCAAGAAAAAGATGTAGGAAAAGGCGTATTCCATCTTATTGAACAAGGCGAATGCTGGCTTACGCTCGGACAAAAGCAATTTCATTTAAAGGAAGGTGATATCTTTTTTCTTCCCCAAAATCAACCGCACTTTATGCGTCATTCGTCCAACCAAACAAAGGACGCATCATTAAAAAAAAGCTGGAAAGGTGCATTTGAATTGCATCAAGTAGGGCAAGGCACACCAGATTTAAAAATGTTCTGCGGGGCATTTTATTATCAGCAAGATGCACTCCTCACCGCTTCTATGCCTGAATACTTGCATCTCAATTTATGCGATACACCGATTCATCCTTTGGTTCAGCTTTTTCTACAAGAAGCACAAAAAAACGATGTAGGTACAAAATCTGTCGTCGATGCACTTTCGAATGTGCTTTTAATTTATATTTTACGCCATGCGATTCAAGAGAACTTAATTACAGGCGGTGTGCTACTCGCGTTGCAAGACAAGCGATTAAATGCGGTGCTAGGTGCGATATTACAACGCCCTCAAGAAGATTGGCGAATTGAACAATTAGCTGACCTTTCTGCAATGTCTCGTGCAAACTTTATTCGTGTTTTTCAACAACAACTTGGCATGTCGCCAGGGCGTTTTATTACTCAAGTGCGGTTACAATCGGCAGCGTTTTTATTAAAGCAATCCCAACAATCTGTGCTTGCCATTGCTTTAGAGGTAGGGTATCAATCGGAAGCGCATTTTAGTAAAGCCTTCAAGAATTACTACCAACTTTCGCCAAGTCAATACAGAAAATCTGCCAGCCTATAA
- a CDS encoding carboxymuconolactone decarboxylase family protein, with protein MFADWKEETSHVKKSFGALGKQYPKMLQAYQALGAAAAEGNVLDAKTRELIALAVAVTTRCESCISVHAEEAVKAGASEAEVAAALAMSIALNAGAAYTYSLRALEAYNVQKG; from the coding sequence ATGTTTGCAGATTGGAAAGAAGAAACATCACACGTTAAAAAATCATTTGGTGCGTTAGGTAAACAATATCCAAAAATGTTACAAGCTTACCAAGCATTAGGCGCAGCAGCGGCAGAAGGCAATGTGCTTGACGCTAAAACTCGTGAGCTTATCGCATTAGCCGTTGCTGTAACAACTCGTTGTGAAAGCTGCATTAGTGTACACGCAGAAGAAGCTGTAAAAGCTGGTGCGAGCGAAGCTGAAGTGGCTGCAGCATTAGCAATGTCTATCGCATTAAATGCAGGCGCGGCTTATACTTATTCTTTACGTGCATTGGAAGCATATAACGTACAGAAAGGTTAA
- the rnhB gene encoding ribonuclease HII, which yields MFEYPQGYELIAGVDEVGRGPLVGAVVTAAVILDPNNPIEGLADSKKLSEKKRLALAEEIKEKALAWALGRAEANEIDEINILQASLLAMTRAVKSLKIQPHFVLVDGNKIPKDLDIPAQAVVKGDSLVAEISAASILAKVARDQEMEELDKQYPEYAFAQHKGYPTKLHLEKLAELGALPQHRRSFAPVKKALENR from the coding sequence ATGTTTGAATATCCACAAGGCTATGAATTGATCGCTGGCGTTGATGAAGTTGGACGCGGCCCTCTAGTTGGGGCCGTTGTAACGGCTGCCGTTATTTTAGATCCGAATAACCCAATTGAAGGCCTCGCTGATTCTAAAAAACTTTCTGAGAAAAAACGTTTAGCCCTTGCCGAAGAAATCAAAGAAAAAGCCCTTGCTTGGGCATTAGGTCGAGCTGAAGCTAACGAAATTGACGAGATAAATATCCTGCAAGCCTCCTTATTAGCAATGACTCGAGCAGTAAAATCTTTAAAAATTCAACCGCACTTTGTGTTGGTTGATGGCAATAAGATCCCAAAAGATTTAGATATTCCAGCGCAAGCCGTCGTAAAAGGCGATAGCCTTGTGGCGGAAATCAGTGCAGCCTCTATTTTGGCGAAAGTGGCACGAGACCAAGAAATGGAAGAATTAGACAAGCAATATCCAGAATACGCTTTTGCCCAGCATAAAGGCTATCCAACCAAATTACATTTGGAAAAATTAGCTGAACTTGGCGCGTTACCGCAACATCGTCGTAGCTTTGCCCCAGTGAAAAAAGCGCTAGAAAATCGTTAG
- the lpxB gene encoding lipid-A-disaccharide synthase, protein MNRISPTIALVAGEVSGDILGAGLIRQLKAHYPNARFIGIAGPRMLAEGCETLVDMEELSVMGLAEILKHLPRLLKIRKNVIQTMLQEKPDVYIGIDAPDFNLDVELKLKANGIKTIHYVSPSVWAWRQNRIHKIAKATHQVLAFLPFEKAFYDKFNVPCRFIGHTMADAIPLKPNRAEACQMLQIDPAQRYLAILVGSRGSEVEFLAEPFLKTALLLKKQFPDLQFLVPLVNEKRRIQFEAIKTKIAPNLDMHLIDGNARQAMIAADATLLASGTAALEAMLCKSPMVVGYRMKPLTYFLAKRLVKTDYISLPNLLANEMLVPEMIQEECTPELLAEKLSAYLSDDESAVKNRHVLIQHFTDLHQKIQCNADKQAAQAVIDLLEGTENV, encoded by the coding sequence ATGAATAGGATAAGCCCAACCATTGCTCTTGTTGCAGGAGAAGTATCTGGTGATATTCTAGGTGCAGGTTTAATTCGTCAGCTCAAAGCTCATTATCCTAATGCTCGCTTTATTGGCATTGCTGGCCCAAGAATGTTGGCTGAAGGCTGTGAGACGCTTGTCGATATGGAAGAACTTTCAGTCATGGGCTTGGCTGAAATTTTGAAACATCTTCCTCGTCTGTTGAAAATTCGCAAAAATGTCATTCAAACCATGTTGCAAGAAAAACCTGATGTTTACATCGGCATTGATGCGCCTGATTTTAATTTGGATGTAGAACTCAAGCTCAAAGCAAACGGAATTAAAACTATTCATTACGTGAGCCCCTCTGTATGGGCATGGCGTCAAAATCGCATTCACAAAATTGCCAAAGCGACTCACCAAGTTCTTGCCTTTTTGCCTTTTGAGAAAGCCTTTTACGATAAATTTAACGTACCTTGCCGCTTTATTGGACACACAATGGCAGATGCTATTCCGCTCAAACCAAACCGTGCCGAAGCCTGCCAAATGCTACAGATTGATCCCGCACAACGCTATTTAGCTATCCTAGTTGGAAGCCGTGGTTCAGAAGTGGAATTTCTGGCTGAGCCTTTCTTGAAAACCGCTTTATTATTAAAAAAACAATTTCCTGATTTACAATTCCTCGTTCCTTTGGTGAACGAAAAACGACGAATTCAATTTGAAGCCATTAAAACTAAAATTGCGCCAAATCTAGATATGCATTTAATTGATGGCAATGCACGACAAGCAATGATCGCAGCTGATGCAACATTGCTTGCTTCAGGAACAGCTGCGCTTGAAGCAATGCTTTGTAAATCGCCTATGGTGGTTGGCTATCGAATGAAACCACTGACCTATTTCTTGGCAAAACGTTTAGTGAAAACCGATTATATTTCTTTACCAAACTTGCTTGCGAATGAAATGCTCGTTCCTGAAATGATTCAAGAAGAATGCACGCCAGAATTGCTCGCTGAAAAACTATCTGCTTATCTTTCTGATGATGAAAGTGCGGTAAAAAATCGCCATGTTTTAATTCAGCACTTCACGGATTTACACCAAAAAATTCAATGCAATGCCGATAAGCAAGCGGCCCAAGCAGTCATTGATTTATTAGAAGGAACAGAAAATGTTTGA
- a CDS encoding SIALI-17 repeat-containing surface protein has protein sequence MLNFSNVQLAVLFVNNIFHSLFIIIIRKIYVINLNSKFKFFLTTTFLFSSPDTLALHLSVSIDDKESPISESLIIKDVISIGAVSSSVIKTDEFNGAVNGIPVTNEYPEFTGGVNDMEPPILEIPEYKGCITNCSDALRVEVGKSYDKIYNEAVDKVNVSVEKKVSADEVKVSVDKEADAPKILYEKGSPEIHSKIEFTGPVNGIPEEAEYPEFNGGVNGDKDGEADFQDILPVVTYVSITAVPSNAPIIDKPEYIGIVPSDALVPVIDKPEYIGVNSGDLPVTNKTKYVEPRQSLSQRKLEENNSILLKHQFNKLRSLQTYCIANKNEFCYGIRHHYMAKNDIHDNLLGLRLGYGITNKLTLGINIERSLENHLSNNYRTLHNNVGIGAFAHYKLPSNLYIAASIGKDSNSYQKTSPVLTTALSDVKGVSWNLTLGQDLVLSNKNSLGWYLSYRNTQIKQNGYDAPASQFLMKYNNIKWTDHSLASGIKWNYSIATKLTWLNTIEIEHQIKSNVTGAVQIENLKHDYHLNIHKTQWSISSGLNYQFSPKFSISFTPYIKNGLISSKQWGTYLSLEGKF, from the coding sequence TTGTTGAATTTTTCAAACGTTCAACTCGCGGTATTATTCGTTAATAATATTTTTCATTCACTATTCATAATAATTATAAGAAAAATTTATGTTATTAATCTCAACAGTAAGTTTAAATTTTTTCTTACTACAACCTTTTTATTTTCTTCTCCTGATACATTAGCACTACATCTATCAGTTTCGATTGATGATAAAGAATCTCCTATTTCTGAATCATTAATAATTAAAGATGTTATTTCTATTGGCGCAGTTTCTTCCAGTGTAATAAAAACTGATGAATTTAATGGAGCAGTAAACGGTATTCCCGTTACAAATGAATATCCAGAGTTTACTGGAGGGGTAAATGATATGGAGCCACCAATTCTTGAAATACCAGAATATAAAGGTTGCATTACTAATTGTAGTGATGCGCTTCGTGTAGAGGTAGGTAAATCTTATGATAAGATTTACAACGAAGCTGTTGATAAAGTGAACGTATCTGTTGAAAAGAAAGTATCTGCTGATGAAGTGAAAGTATCTGTTGATAAAGAAGCTGATGCCCCTAAAATTCTATATGAGAAAGGCTCACCTGAGATACATTCAAAAATCGAATTTACAGGTCCAGTTAATGGTATTCCTGAAGAAGCCGAATATCCAGAGTTTAATGGTGGGGTTAATGGAGATAAGGATGGTGAAGCTGATTTTCAAGATATACTACCAGTAGTTACATATGTTTCAATTACAGCTGTGCCATCTAATGCGCCAATAATAGATAAACCTGAATATATTGGCATTGTTCCTAGCGATGCACTAGTACCAGTAATAGATAAACCTGAATATATTGGTGTTAACTCCGGGGATTTACCAGTAACAAATAAAACGAAATATGTTGAGCCTCGCCAATCGCTATCACAACGAAAATTAGAAGAAAACAATAGTATATTATTGAAGCATCAATTTAACAAATTACGCTCCTTACAAACCTATTGTATTGCTAATAAAAATGAGTTTTGTTATGGCATTCGACATCATTATATGGCTAAAAATGATATACATGACAATTTACTTGGCCTACGTTTGGGATACGGAATAACAAATAAGTTAACTTTAGGAATAAACATAGAGCGTTCATTAGAAAATCATTTATCAAACAACTATCGTACACTTCATAATAATGTTGGAATAGGGGCTTTCGCACATTATAAATTGCCTTCTAATTTATATATTGCAGCTAGTATTGGAAAAGATAGTAATTCTTATCAAAAGACATCCCCTGTTTTAACAACAGCGTTATCAGATGTAAAGGGAGTTTCATGGAATTTAACATTGGGTCAAGACTTAGTGCTATCAAATAAAAACTCTTTAGGTTGGTATTTATCTTACCGAAATACACAGATTAAACAAAATGGATATGATGCACCTGCTTCTCAGTTTTTAATGAAATACAATAATATAAAATGGACAGATCATTCACTTGCATCAGGTATAAAATGGAATTATTCAATAGCTACTAAATTAACATGGTTAAATACTATAGAAATTGAACATCAAATTAAAAGCAATGTGACTGGTGCTGTGCAAATAGAAAACCTCAAACATGACTATCATCTTAATATTCACAAAACCCAGTGGAGTATTAGTTCAGGATTAAATTACCAATTTTCTCCAAAATTTAGTATATCCTTTACACCTTATATAAAAAATGGACTGATTAGTAGTAAACAATGGGGAACCTATCTATCATTAGAAGGTAAATTCTAG